DNA from Anaerolineales bacterium:
CTATCTGTATAAGTTCTAGTTGGCTTTGATCAGCTCTTCGGCCAGCTTCTCCGAGACCTGCGTGTAGTGATCGAATTCCATCGTGAAGGCGCCACGGCCCTTGGTGGCCGAGCGCAACTCGGTGGCGTAACCGAACATTTCCGAAAGCGGCATCATGGCACGGATAGCCTGCACCCCACCGGGGCGATGGTCCATACCCTGGATCTCACCGCGGCGAGCGCTCAGCTGGCCCACGATGTCACCCAGGAACTCTTCGGGCACGGTCACTTCCACCTTCATGATCGGCTCCATCAAAACGGCCTTGCCGAGACGCATACCTTCTTTGAAGGCCATCGAGGCAGCCATCTTGAACGCCATTTCATTCGAGTCGACTTCGTGGAACGAACCGTCGTACAGGGTGACCTTGACGTCAACCACCGGGTAGCCACCTACGGTGCCCGACTCGGAGGCTTCCATCACGCCCTTTTGCACGGCGGGGATGTATTCCTTAGGAATAGCGCCACCGACGATCTTGTTCTCGAAGCTTACGCCCTTGCCGGGCTCATCGGGAACCATCTCGAAGACGACGTGACCGTACTGACCACGACCACCGGACTGCTTGGCGTAGCGCATTTCGGCCTTCTTGACTTTGCGCGTGATGGTTTCGCGGTAGGCGACGCGTGGGCGGCCGACGTTGGCCTGCACGCCATACTCACGCATCATGCGATCCACCAGGATCTCCAGGTGGAGCTCGCCCATGCCGGAGATGACGGTTTGGGCTGTCTCCGGGTCAGACTTGACGCGGAAGGTGGGATCCTCTTCGGCCAGGCGATGCAAGGCTTCAGCCATCTTGTCCTGGTCAACCGCGGTTTTGGGTTCCACGGCGATCGAGATCACCGGCTCGGGGAAGCTGATCGCTTCGAGCACGATCTGCTTGTTCTCATCACACAGCGTGTCACCGGTGATGGAGTTCTTCAGGCCCAATACGGCGCCGATGTCACCCGCTTCGATGACGTCTACTTCTTCGCGGCGGTCAGCATACATACGGATCAAGCGGCCGATGCGCTCGCGTTGGCGCTTGACCGGGTTGTATACCGAGCCACCCTTCTCGATCTTGCCGGAGTACACGCGGAAATACGCCAGGCGGCCGACGTACGGGTCAGCCACGATCTTGAACACCAGCGCCGAGGCGGGCTCGTCGTTGCGCGCGTGGCGCTCCACGGGCTGCTCGGTGCGCGGGTCAATCCCCTTGACCGCCGGAATGTCCAGCGGCGAAGGCAGGTAGTCCACTACCGCATCCAGCACCGCTTGCACACCACGGTTCTTCAAAGAAGAGCCGCAGAAGATTGCGTTGGCCTTGCCGGCAATGATGGCACGGCGCAGGGCTGCCTTGAGCTCATCGATCGAGATCTCCTGGCCATCGAGGTACTTGACAGTCAGATCGTCATCGGTTTCGGCGATGGCTTCCACCATCTGCTCGCGCTGCTGGGTGGCCGCGGCCAACAGGTCAGCCGGTACTTCGCCTTCCACCGGCTTGCTGCCATCGTCTGACCACACGATCGAGCGCATCGTCAGCAGGTCCACCACGCCCTGGAAGCCGGATTCGGCGCCGATCGGCAACTGCATCGGGATCGGGTTGGCCCCCAAACGGGTGCGGATGCTCTCGACACTGCGTTCGAAGGAGGCGCCGATGCGGTCCATCTTATTGATGAAGCAGATGCGCGGCACTTCGTAGCGGTCAGCCTGGCGCCATACGGTTTCAGACTGCGGCTCGACACCCATCACGGCGTCAAAGACCACGATACCGCCGTCAAGCACGCGCAGCGAGCGCTGCACTTCGGCAGTGAAGTCAATGTGGCCCGGGGTGTCAATAACGTTGATCAGATGGCCTTTCCACTCGGCGGTCACTGCGGCAGACACAATCGTGATGCCGCGCTCGCGCTCTTGTTCCATCCAGTCGGTAACGGTGTTGCCCTCGTCTACATCACCCAGGCGGTGGGTCTTGCCGGTGTAGAACAAGATACGCTCGGTAGTGGTCGTCTTCCCGGCGTCAATGTGGGCAATAATGCCTATGTTTCTAAACTTCTCAAGTGGGTAATTAGCCATTCTGGTCTAAAAGCTCCAACTAAACACGGTAATGGGAGAAGGCGCGGTTGGCCTCTGCCATCTTGTGGGTTTCTTCTTTCTTGCGCACCGAGGCCCCCTGCCCCTGCGCGGCTTCGCTCAACTCACCGGCCAGCTTCTCGGCAAAGGATTTGCCGCCGCGGGCGCGGGCTGAGGCTACGATCCAGCGGGCGGCCAGCGCGAAGGCGCGCGAGCTGCTCACTTCCATCGGCACCTGGTAGGTGGCGCCACCCACACGGCGGGGGCGCACTTCCATGCTGGGGCCAACGTTCTTCAACGCGGTCTGAAAGACTTCCAGCGGGTTTTGCTTGGTCTTGGCCTCGATCATGTCGAAGGCATCGTAGATCAGGCGCGTGGCCGTGCTCTTCTTGCCATCCAGCATCATGCGATTGATAAAAGCCTGCACCTCGGTGCTCTTGTAGCGCACATCGGGGGTGCTGACTCGTTTGTCTGGGCGTCTGCGTCGTGCCATGTACTTACATCTCCATTAACTGCGGCAAGCTCACCAAGGTGAGCTGCTTAGGCGGCCTTAGGCCGCTTGCTGCCATATTTTGAACGGGCTTGCTTGCGGTCATTCACGCCGGTGGTATCCAGCGTACCGCGCACGATGTGATAGCGCACACCCGGCAGGTCCTTCACACGGCCGCCACGCACCAGCACTACGGAGTGCTCTTGCAGCGTGTGGCCCTCACCCGGGATGTAGGCGGTCACTTCCATACCATTGCTCAGACGCACACGGGCAATCTTGCGCAAGGCCGAATTCGGTTTCTTGGGGGTCATGGTGCGCACGACGGTGCAAACACCACGCTTCTGCGGCGCACCCTTAGCCTGGCGGATACGGCGCTGCTTGTAGGTGTTCAACACATACTGCAGCGCAGGCGCCTTGGTTTTGCCGCGCTTGGTCTTGCGGCCCTTGCGAACTAACTGATTGATTGTCGGCACTATCTTTCTCCGTTTTCTACTTGTCGGCAAAAACGCGCTTGCGTTTTGCCGCGGCGGTGGTTTCCCGCCGCACCATGCTTGTGTTGCCTGCACAGCAAGCTCTCACCCTCGCTGTGATTGTGGGCCGCAGCCCAGCAGTATTCCGTTGTGGGGTTGCCCGCGCCAGACTGCTACGATCTGCCGGGGCGACCACCAGCGCACCCTCCCCGTTCCTGGTGAAGGTCGCCAGCGGCGGAGCATGTTCTCCGCCTGGCTCCGTGGGCGGGCTTGTGCAGCCCGCCCACAGAGTACGAGGCCACCTGATGCAGCGGATGGCCTCGTTGTATTACTTGGCTCGGTTCCGCAGCTGTGCTGCGGGGTATTCAGTTTTCGCGTTCAGCCGTGGGCACTACGCCCATTTCCAGTTGTACGCGAGGATGGATTCTAACCGTGCTCTTTTTAGCCGTCAAGGTGTCTTCTTGAGGTCCTCACCCAGCCCCAGCAAGCCTGTGCCGAGACGCGGCGGGCGAGCACGCTGCTCTTCCTTGCCGAACTTGACCACGCCGTCTTCGGTTTCCGCTTCCACCGAAAGGCCCAGGGACTGCAGCTCTTTCACCAACACGCGGAAGGAAGCCGGAATGCCGGGCTCTTCGATGGGCTCACCCTTGACGATCGATTCGTAGGTCTTGACGCGGCCGACAACATCGTCGGATTTGACGGTGAGCATCTCCTGCAGGGTGTAGGAGGCGCCATAGGCTTCCAGCGCCCACACTTCCATTTCACCGAAGCGCTGGCCACCGAACTGCGCCTTACCGCCCAGCGGCTGCTGGGTGACCAGGCTGTACGGGCCGGTGGAGCGGGCATGCACCTTGTCTTCCACCAGGTGATGCAGCTTGAGCATGTTCATCACGCCCACGGTGACCGGCTGGTCATACTGCTGGCCAGTCTTGCCATCGCGCAGGGCCTGCTTGCCCAGGTAGGGGATGGGCTTGTGGTGCTTGACCATGGCGCGCTGCGCCAGCATGCGCAGGGTTTCGTCGTCGGCATTCTTGCCGGGATCATCCTCACCGAGGCTGATCAGCCACAGGCGCGCACAGGCGTTGGTGGCCTTCTGGCCGCGCTCTTTGCGTACCGGCAGCGAGATATCCGCATGCTCAAAGGCCAGCAGGTCATCGGCGTTGTAGCCCTTGTCCTTCAGCCATTCGCGCACAGTGGATTGGCGCGCATAGGTCATATCCTGCGCCACGCGGCTCATGCTGTACTCCTTGCCCAACCACTGCTCCAGATACAGGTTGCGCACTTCATTATCATCTTCCAGCGATTCGGCATCGTAGGCGCTGTCTTGTTCTGCCAGCCAGGCCCAGGCCTTCTCGCCAGTTTCCTTCCAGGCTTGATCCATCAGCCAGGCACGCGCCAGCTCGGCTTCGATCTCGTACTCGCTGGCACCGTCGAAGACGGGCACCAGGGCGCGGAAGCCGAGGCGCTTGGCCGCCCAGCCCAAGTGGGTTTCCAAGATCTGGCCGATGTTCATACGGCCAGGCACACCCAGCGGGTTGAGGATGACGTCGACCGGGGTGCCGTCTTCAAGGAAGGGCATATCCTCCACCGGCACCACCTTGGACACCACACCCTTGTTGCCGTGGCGGCCAGACATTTTGTCGCCGGCGGTGATCTTGCGGCGCTGCGCCACGGAGACGCGCACCATCTTCTCTACCCCGGCGGAGAGTTCAATGTTGTCCTCGCGGGAGAAGACCTGTACGTCCACCACCTTGCCGCGCTCACCGTGCGGCATACGCAGCGAGGTGTCTTTGACGTCACGCGATTTCTCGCCGAAGATGGCGCGCAACAGGCGCTCTTCGGGCGTGAGTTCCTTCTCACCCTTGGGCGTGATCTTGCCCACCAGGATGTCGTTGGGGCCAACTTCGGCGCCGATGCGCACGATGCCGTACTCGTCGAGGTCCTTCACCGCTTCTTCGCCCACGTTGGGGATGTCGCGAGTGATCTCCTCAGGGCCGAGCTTGGTGTCGCGCGCCTCGAGCTCATACTTCTCGATGTGGATCGAGGTAAAGCGATCGTCTTGCACCATCTTCTCGCTGATCAGGATGGCGTCTTCAAAGTTGCCACCCTCCCAGGAGAGGAAGGCCACCACCGCGTTCTGGCCCAGGGCCAGCAAACCATCCACCGTGGAGGAGGAGTCAGCGATGACATCGCCCTTCTTGACGCGCTGGCCCTTGACGACGGCCGGGCGCTGGTCAATGCAGGTGCTCTGGTTCGAGCGCTGGTATTTGCGCAGCTTGTAGGTGCGATCCTTCTTGCTCTTGCTGCCCTTGATGGTGACTTCATCACCGCTCACGGAGACGACTTCGCCGTCCTCTTCGGCCTGGATGACCTGGCCAGAGTCTTTGGCGGCGTGGCTCTCCATACCGGTGGAGACCAACGGCACTTCGGGCACCAGCAGCGGCACGGCTTGCGACATCATGTTCGAACCCATCAGGGCGCGGTTGGCGTCGTCGTGCTCCAGAAACGGGATCAGCGCAGCACTGATGCCCACCACCTGGTGCGGGGCAACATCCATGTATTCAATATCTTCAGCACTGGCGAACAGGAAGCTGGAGCCATAGCGGCACGAAGCACGCTGGCGCACAAACTCACCCTCTTCGTTCAGCAGCGCGCTGGCTTGCGCGATGTAGTAGCGGTCTTCATCATCAGCCGAGAGGAAGTGCACTTCATCGGTGACGTAAGGCACCACCAGCACTTCTTCCACACCCAGCTTGGCAATTTCCTTGGCCAGCTTGTCATCGATGCGCGTGCCTTCTTTGGCAACCACCTTCTCGTTCTTGGGGTCCACCAGGTCCTCGCGCAGCTTGCGGCCCACCAGGCGCTTGTCGTCCGGCGGCAGCGCCCCGGTCACCTTGCGGTACGGGGTCTCCACGAAGCCATAGTCGTTCACGCGGGCGAAGGAGGCCAGGTTACCGATCAGGCCGATGTTCGGGCCTTCGGGGGTCTCGATCGGGCAGATGCGGCCGTAGTGCGAGTGATGCACGTCACGCACATCGAAGCCGGCACGCTCACGGCGCAGACCGCCAGGGCCGAGCGCCGAGACGCGGCGCTTGTGGCGCAGCTCGGACAGCGGGTTGGTTTGATCCATGAACTGCGAGAGCTGGCTGGAGCCGTAGAACTCACGCAGTGCGGCCACCATCGGGCGGATGTTGATCAGCGTGATCGGCGAGAGCTGTTCCTGGTCACGGATGGACATGCGCTCTTTGATCACGCGCTCCATGCGGCGCATACCCACGCGCAGCTTGTTTTGGATCAGCTCACCCACCGTCTTGAGGCGGCGGTTGCCGAGGTGGTCAATATCATCGGCGTGCTCCACGCCATTGTTGATCAGGATCATGCGCCGGGTGAGGTTCACCAAGTCCCACTTGGTCATGGTGCGGTGATCCAGCGCCACGCGGTCCTTCTGGCCCAACTTCTGATTGAGCTTGTAGCGGCCCACGCGCTCCAGGTCATAGTGGCGCTGGTCGAACAGCTGGGTCTCGAGGAATTCGGTAGCGTTATCCAAGGTGGCCGGGTCACCGGGGCGCATGCGCTTGAAGAATTCGATCAGCGCCGCTTGGGCGATGGTGAGCTTGCCATTGTTGGTGTCCCACTCCGGCTCCTGATTCAGGGTGGCCTGAATGAACTGGCGGTCCGGGTTGGTATCGATATCGGCGAACAGCGCCATGATCTCTTCGTCGGTGCCATGCTTGAGCGGCGAGGTGCGGTTGCCGTCATCCACGGCGCACAGGGCGCGCAACAGCACCGTGATGGGCACGGTGCGCTTGCGGTTGAACTTCAGGGTCAGGTAGTCAGCCTTGCGCGTCTCGAACTCCATCCAGGCGCCGCGGTCAGGGATCAGCTTGGCGGTGGCCTGCGGGCGGTTGGTGGCGCGGTCCAGTGGGGCTTCGAAGTACACACCCGGCGAGCGGATCAGTTGCGAAACCACCACGCGCTCGGTACCGTTGATGATGAAGGTGCCCTTCTCGGTCATCTCAGGGAAGTCACCCAGGAAGATATCTTGCTTGATCGGCTCGGGCACATCCGGCCCGGCCAGCAGCACGGAGATGTACAGCGGGCTGGCATAGGTAAGATCGCGCTCGATGCACTCTTCGATGGAGAATTTGGGGTCTTCAAACCAATACTTCAAATCCCACTGCTTGGCTTCGGGCGTGCGGCTGGGGAAATACAAGCGCATACCCTTGTTGTAGGATTCAATTGGCGAAATCTCATGGAAGAGGTCGCCCAAGCCATCCGACTTGAGACGGCGGAACGAGCTGAGCTGCACCTCGATGAGGTCAGGCAGGGTCAACTGCGTGGACAGACGGGAGTACGTTTTGGTGGGAAGAGCTTGCGCCATTCAGCGCCTCCTAAAAGGGTGTACAACGAAAAAAAGACCAGCCGCTCTCAATTTCACAAAGGGCGGCCAGTTTGCGACAGGTGATTATAGAGCATGCGGTCTAAAGATGTCAAGCGTATTTAAGGAAGAAGTAAGCTGGCTCACTGGCATTTGACTCCCCCGGCTAGCGTGCTGTATCATACCGCTTCCAGGTTGGTCGGATGATCGCGGGTTCCCTTCGGGGGGCTCGAGGAAAGTCCGCACTCCATAGGGCATGGCGCCGGGGAAATCCCGGGGCGGGGAAACCTGCCGGATCGGGCCACAGAAATACACCACCGCGCAAGCGGCCAGGGTGAAATGGTGAGGTAAGAGCTCACCGGCGCGGCAGCAATGTCCGCGGCCAGGCAACCCCCGCTGGGAGCAAGGCCAAACAGAGGTGAGCAGCGGCCCGCTGCACTTGAGCCTCGGGTAGGCTGCACAGATAGATGATCATCCAAGCCCGTTCTGCGGGCTGGACAAAATGCGGCTTATAGACCGGCCTGGAAACAGTGCCGCTGCACCCTCCCCGGGGCAGCGGCACTGTTTCCATTCCAGTCCCATTCACGCGTGCGGCCTAGCACATTACCTAACGCACTACTCCCCAAAATTGTTAGCCGCCAGCGCCTGCAATTCCGCCAGCGCCGCCTCGGCGCCCTCCCCCTCGGCCGAGAGCTGGATCACCCCGCCCTGCCCCACGGCCAGCGTGAGCAAAGCCAGCAGGCTCTTGGCGCTGACGGTGCGCCCCTCGTAGGTGACGGTGATTTCAGCGGCGTGCTTCTGGGCCGCTTTGACGAACAAGGTGGCTGGGCGTGCATGCAAGCCCACCGCGTTCTCAATGGTCAGCTCGATCGATTTCATGCTGAACCCTCCTATTCTTTTAGTTGGATCGGGAAACAAGCCGCGTTAGTACTTGACGTAATAGCGGTACTCACGGCCCACGTAGTAGCAAATGTTGTATTCGGTGAAGCGCCGGTCTGTGCTGTGGCTGATCTTGACGCTCTTGAGCACCGGCTCCGACGCCGCGATACGCAGCTTCTCGGCCACTTCGGGTGGCGGCAGCATCGCTTCAAGGTAATCCAGGGCGGAGGTGAAGAAGATGCCAAACTGGCCCAGGTACTCGTAGAAGGATTGGTAATAATCCGCCGGGTTGGTGGAAAATTCGCGCGTAAAGGGAAAGGTATTGATCGAATAGCCGATCAATACGCCGTCATCCACGGCACGCACACGTTTAAGCTGAATGATCGGGTCGCCTTCGGCGATGTTGAGGATGCCCGCCAGGATCTTGTCAGCCTTGGTTTCAGCAAGCTCGACATCCACGGTGGTGGCCTTCTTGCCCAGGGCGTGCATTTCATTAGTGAAGCTTTTGAGCACCGGGCGCTCTGCCAGGTTCTCTTGCCAGTCAGTCACAAAGCTACCCTTGCCGCTCTGGCGCACCAGGTAGCCGGCGTTCTCCAGCTCGTTGAGCGCCTTGCGGATGGTGATGCGGCTCACCTGGTATTGCTCGCACAGCTCCATTTCAGTCAGGATCTGGTGCCCGGGCTTCCAGTGCCCAAACAGAATCTTATAGCGCAGCTCTTCTTCGATCTGGCGATACTTTGGCAGGGATGGTTTGGCGCTTGAATTCTGCATGTGGCCCGTATCAGATGATGGAAAGCGAATGCCCCACAGCCCCATAGCTAGGCCAACAACGCATCCAGAATGGCTTGTTTGGCGGAGGATTCTTCAAGTAACTGCCTGATTTTATCATCAAGCAATTTCTTGGCCACCGAGGAGAGGATCTTGAGGTGCAAGTTATCCGTATTCTCTTCGGGCACGGCGATGCCGAACACCAAGCGCGCCTGCTCATCCTCGTTCCAAGCCACCGGGGCCGCCAGGCGCAGGTACACCAGGCCCGAATGCGCCACACCCGCCGAACGTGCATGCGGAATGGCGATCAGGTTGCCGATGCCCGTAGGCACCATCGCCTCACGTTCATACACATCCTCGATGTAGCGCGCCGGGTCACTCAGCCGGCCGGCGGCATCCAGCAAGGCAGCCACCTGGGCGATCACCGCCGCCTTATCCGCCAGGGCTACATCCAGGGCGATCAACTGTTCATTAATGATTGTGTCCATACAAGTA
Protein-coding regions in this window:
- the fusA gene encoding elongation factor G, which translates into the protein MANYPLEKFRNIGIIAHIDAGKTTTTERILFYTGKTHRLGDVDEGNTVTDWMEQERERGITIVSAAVTAEWKGHLINVIDTPGHIDFTAEVQRSLRVLDGGIVVFDAVMGVEPQSETVWRQADRYEVPRICFINKMDRIGASFERSVESIRTRLGANPIPMQLPIGAESGFQGVVDLLTMRSIVWSDDGSKPVEGEVPADLLAAATQQREQMVEAIAETDDDLTVKYLDGQEISIDELKAALRRAIIAGKANAIFCGSSLKNRGVQAVLDAVVDYLPSPLDIPAVKGIDPRTEQPVERHARNDEPASALVFKIVADPYVGRLAYFRVYSGKIEKGGSVYNPVKRQRERIGRLIRMYADRREEVDVIEAGDIGAVLGLKNSITGDTLCDENKQIVLEAISFPEPVISIAVEPKTAVDQDKMAEALHRLAEEDPTFRVKSDPETAQTVISGMGELHLEILVDRMMREYGVQANVGRPRVAYRETITRKVKKAEMRYAKQSGGRGQYGHVVFEMVPDEPGKGVSFENKIVGGAIPKEYIPAVQKGVMEASESGTVGGYPVVDVKVTLYDGSFHEVDSNEMAFKMAASMAFKEGMRLGKAVLMEPIMKVEVTVPEEFLGDIVGQLSARRGEIQGMDHRPGGVQAIRAMMPLSEMFGYATELRSATKGRGAFTMEFDHYTQVSEKLAEELIKAN
- the rpsG gene encoding 30S ribosomal protein S7, producing MARRRRPDKRVSTPDVRYKSTEVQAFINRMMLDGKKSTATRLIYDAFDMIEAKTKQNPLEVFQTALKNVGPSMEVRPRRVGGATYQVPMEVSSSRAFALAARWIVASARARGGKSFAEKLAGELSEAAQGQGASVRKKEETHKMAEANRAFSHYRV
- the rpsL gene encoding 30S ribosomal protein S12 yields the protein MPTINQLVRKGRKTKRGKTKAPALQYVLNTYKQRRIRQAKGAPQKRGVCTVVRTMTPKKPNSALRKIARVRLSNGMEVTAYIPGEGHTLQEHSVVLVRGGRVKDLPGVRYHIVRGTLDTTGVNDRKQARSKYGSKRPKAA
- a CDS encoding DNA-directed RNA polymerase subunit beta, encoding MAQALPTKTYSRLSTQLTLPDLIEVQLSSFRRLKSDGLGDLFHEISPIESYNKGMRLYFPSRTPEAKQWDLKYWFEDPKFSIEECIERDLTYASPLYISVLLAGPDVPEPIKQDIFLGDFPEMTEKGTFIINGTERVVVSQLIRSPGVYFEAPLDRATNRPQATAKLIPDRGAWMEFETRKADYLTLKFNRKRTVPITVLLRALCAVDDGNRTSPLKHGTDEEIMALFADIDTNPDRQFIQATLNQEPEWDTNNGKLTIAQAALIEFFKRMRPGDPATLDNATEFLETQLFDQRHYDLERVGRYKLNQKLGQKDRVALDHRTMTKWDLVNLTRRMILINNGVEHADDIDHLGNRRLKTVGELIQNKLRVGMRRMERVIKERMSIRDQEQLSPITLINIRPMVAALREFYGSSQLSQFMDQTNPLSELRHKRRVSALGPGGLRRERAGFDVRDVHHSHYGRICPIETPEGPNIGLIGNLASFARVNDYGFVETPYRKVTGALPPDDKRLVGRKLREDLVDPKNEKVVAKEGTRIDDKLAKEIAKLGVEEVLVVPYVTDEVHFLSADDEDRYYIAQASALLNEEGEFVRQRASCRYGSSFLFASAEDIEYMDVAPHQVVGISAALIPFLEHDDANRALMGSNMMSQAVPLLVPEVPLVSTGMESHAAKDSGQVIQAEEDGEVVSVSGDEVTIKGSKSKKDRTYKLRKYQRSNQSTCIDQRPAVVKGQRVKKGDVIADSSSTVDGLLALGQNAVVAFLSWEGGNFEDAILISEKMVQDDRFTSIHIEKYELEARDTKLGPEEITRDIPNVGEEAVKDLDEYGIVRIGAEVGPNDILVGKITPKGEKELTPEERLLRAIFGEKSRDVKDTSLRMPHGERGKVVDVQVFSREDNIELSAGVEKMVRVSVAQRRKITAGDKMSGRHGNKGVVSKVVPVEDMPFLEDGTPVDVILNPLGVPGRMNIGQILETHLGWAAKRLGFRALVPVFDGASEYEIEAELARAWLMDQAWKETGEKAWAWLAEQDSAYDAESLEDDNEVRNLYLEQWLGKEYSMSRVAQDMTYARQSTVREWLKDKGYNADDLLAFEHADISLPVRKERGQKATNACARLWLISLGEDDPGKNADDETLRMLAQRAMVKHHKPIPYLGKQALRDGKTGQQYDQPVTVGVMNMLKLHHLVEDKVHARSTGPYSLVTQQPLGGKAQFGGQRFGEMEVWALEAYGASYTLQEMLTVKSDDVVGRVKTYESIVKGEPIEEPGIPASFRVLVKELQSLGLSVEAETEDGVVKFGKEEQRARPPRLGTGLLGLGEDLKKTP
- a CDS encoding HPr family phosphocarrier protein, coding for MKSIELTIENAVGLHARPATLFVKAAQKHAAEITVTYEGRTVSAKSLLALLTLAVGQGGVIQLSAEGEGAEAALAELQALAANNFGE
- a CDS encoding GntR family transcriptional regulator gives rise to the protein MQNSSAKPSLPKYRQIEEELRYKILFGHWKPGHQILTEMELCEQYQVSRITIRKALNELENAGYLVRQSGKGSFVTDWQENLAERPVLKSFTNEMHALGKKATTVDVELAETKADKILAGILNIAEGDPIIQLKRVRAVDDGVLIGYSINTFPFTREFSTNPADYYQSFYEYLGQFGIFFTSALDYLEAMLPPPEVAEKLRIAASEPVLKSVKISHSTDRRFTEYNICYYVGREYRYYVKY
- a CDS encoding fructose PTS transporter subunit IIA, which translates into the protein MDTIINEQLIALDVALADKAAVIAQVAALLDAAGRLSDPARYIEDVYEREAMVPTGIGNLIAIPHARSAGVAHSGLVYLRLAAPVAWNEDEQARLVFGIAVPEENTDNLHLKILSSVAKKLLDDKIRQLLEESSAKQAILDALLA